Part of the Pseudorasbora parva isolate DD20220531a chromosome 13, ASM2467924v1, whole genome shotgun sequence genome is shown below.
acaatgagtcgACGAtcctaaaatggccgccacagtcaacagatctcaacccaaGTGGAaagggagcttcgtgccctggatgtgcatcccacaaatctccatcaactgcaagatgctctcctatcaatatgggccaacatttctaaagaatgctttcagcagcttgttgatcaatgccacggagaattaaggcagttctgaaggagaaagggggtgaaacagtattagtgtgtgttcctaataatcctttaggtgagtgtacaacAAAACCCAGACAGATGTATTTTTTGCTCTTGCATCTTGAATTTTAAAAGCACTAATAATTTTAACGTTACTTTTCCCATTATTGAATCGCAGCCCGGATGTATCCTGTAAAATACCACCTTAAATCCTTCAGGACTGTCTGCGTCTCAAGCTGTAGTTCTGACTGAGATATGGAGTCAGACGCTGCCAATATAAACAGTTTATTCTCATCCAGACAACACTGAGCTCTCTTTTGTTTCAGGACCATCGCTCATATTCAACGGATGTTATCAAATCCTGTTCTCCGTTCTCCGATTGAGAGATCAGATGAAGCACAGACGGACCATCCGGATCCTGGGAATCCCCTGCGCAAGGCACTGCAACTTTCTGTCTTTAATAtcataattgtgagattaaAAATTCGCAATaaccttttaaatgttttattacatggtagaaacaagcttccatgaTTCCCAGCACATCCCACTGAGGAAAAAGTTGTTGtagtatttattttgaaaaaaacatttttcacatttttaataacatgaattaacatgttggtAGTGTAAATTAGCATGTTTGCTAGCATGTCCTAAGCATGTTTTGCTAGTGATATATCTACATTCAGCGTCAAAAGGCAACTGTAGCATTCCGTTCCGTAGAACAGTGTTTGCCCAAACTGCCCTTTCAGTAAAAGGAGCAAAAATGATGGTGTgtagttgttttattttttatgtaagtatttatgtgtgtatgtatgtatgtatgtatgtatgtatgtatgtatgtatgtatgtgtgtgtgtgtgtgtgtgtgtgtgtgtgtgtgtgtgtgtgtgtgtgtgtgtgtgtgtgtgtgtgtgtgtatgtgtatgtgtgtatgtatgtatgtatgtgtgtgtgtgtgtgtgtgtgtgtgtgtgtatgtatgtatgtgtgtgtgtgtgtgtgtgtgtgtgtgtgtgtgtgtgtgtatgtgtatgtgtgtatgtatgtatgtatgtatgtatgtatgtgtgtgtgtgtgtgtgtgtgtgtgtgtgtgtgtgtgtgtgtgtgtgtgtgtgtgtgtatgtgtatgtgtgtatgtatgtgtgtgtgtgtgtgtgtgtgtgtgtgtgtgtgtgtgtgtgtgtatgtgtatgtgtgtatgtatgtatgtatgtatgtgtatgtatgtatgtatgtatgtgtgtgtgtgtgtgtgtgtgtgtgtgtgtgtgtgtgtgtgtgtgtgtgtgtgtgtgtatgtgtatgtatgtatgtatgtatgtatgtatgtgtgtgtgtgtgtgtgtgtgtgtgtgtgtgtatgtgtatgtgtatgtgtgtatgtatgtgtgtgtgtgtgagtgtgtgtgtgtgtgtatgtgtgtatgtatgtatgtgtgtgtgtgtgtgtgtgtatgtatgtatgtatgtatgtatgtatgtatgtgtgtgtgtgtgtgtgtgtgtgtgtgtgtgtgtgtgtgtgtgtgtgtgtgtgtgtgtgtgtgtgtgtgtatgtgtatgtgtgtatgtatgtatgtatgtatgtatgtgtgtgtgtgtgtgtgtgtatgtgtatgtatatgtgtatgtatgtatgtgtgtgtgtgtgtatgtgtatgtatatgtgtatgtatgtatgtgtgtgtgtgtgtatgtgtgtgtgtgtgtgtgtgtgtgtgtgtgtgtgtatgtatgtatgtatgtatgtgtgtgtgtgtgtgtgtgtgtgtgtgtgtatgtatgtatgtatgtatgtgtgtgtgtgtgtgtgtgtgtgtgtatgtgtatgtatatgtgtatgtatgtatgtatgtgtgtgtgtgtgtatgtgtatgtgtatgtgtatgtgtgtgtgtgtgtgtgtgtgtgtgtgtgtgtgtgtgtgtgtgtgtatgtgtgtatgtatgtatgtatgtgtgtgtgtatgtatatgtgtgtgtatgtatgtgtgtgtgtgtgtgtgtgtgtgtgtgtgtgtgtgtgtgtgtatatgtgtgtgtatgtatgtatgtatgtatgtatgtatgtatgtcaatcaatcaactttatttatatagcgcttttacaatcacgattgtgtcaaagcagcttcacagtgtcaaacaggataatattgcgacaaaattagataatgtatgtatgtgtgtgtgtttgtgtatgtgtatgtgtatgtgtgtatgtatgtatgtatgtatgtgtgtgtgtgtgtatgtgtatgtatatgtgtgtgtatgtatgtatgtatgtgtgtgtgtgtgtatgtgtatgtgtatgtgtatgtgtgtgtgtgtatgtgtgtgtgtgtgtgtgtgtgtgtgtgtgtgtgtatgtgtgtatgtatgtatgtgtgtgtatgtatatgtgtgtgtatgtatgtatgtatgtatgtgtgtgtgtatgtgtatgtgtgtatgtatgtatgtatgtgtgtgtgtgtgtgtgtatgtgtatgtatatgtgtgtgtgtgtatgtatgtatgtatgtgtgtgtatgtgtatgtgtgtgtatgtgtgtgtgtgtgtgtgtgtgtgtgtgtgtatgtgtgtatgtatgtatgtatgtatgtatgtatgtatgtatgtgtgtgtatgtatatgtgtgtgtatgtatgtatgtatgtgtgtgtgtatgtgtgtgtgtgtgtgtgtgtgtgtgtgtgtatatgtgtgtgtatgtatgtatgtatgtatgtgtgtgtgtgtatgtgtatgtatatgtgtgtgtatgtatgtatgtatgtgtgtgtgtgtgtgtgtgtatgtgtatgtatatgtgtgtgtatgtatgtatgtatgtatgtgtgtgtgtgtgtgtgtgtgtgtgtgtgtgtgtgtgtgtgtgtgtgtgtgtgtgtgtgtgtgtgtgtgtgtgtgtgtatgtgtatgtgtatgtgtgtgtgtgtgtgtgtgtgtgtgtgtgtgtgtgtgtatgtgtgtatgtatgtatgtatgtatgtatgtatgtatgtatgtatgtgtgtgtatgtatgtatatgtgtgtgtgtgtatgtatgtatgtatgtatgtatgtatgtgtgtgtgtgtgtgtgtgtgtgtgtgtgtgtgtgtgtgtgtgtgtgcgtgtatgtgtatgtgtatgtgtatgtgtgtgtgtgtgtgtgtgtgtgtgtgtgtgtgtgtgtgtgtgtgtgtgtgtgtgtgtgtgtgtgtgtgtgtatgtgtatgtgtatgtgtgtatgtatgtgtgtgtgtatgtatatgtgtatgtgtgtatgtatgtatgtatgtgtgtgtgtgtgtgtgtgtatgtgtatgtatatgtgtgtgtatgtatgtatgtatgtatgtgtgtgtgtgtgtgtgtgtgtgtgtgtgtgtgtgtgtgtgtgtatgtgtatgtgtatgtgtatgtgtgtgtgtgtgtgtgtgtgtatgtatgtatgtatgtatgtgtgtgtgtatgtatatgtgtgtgtatgtatgtatatgtgtgtgtatgtatgtatgtatgtatgtgtgtgtgtgtgtgtgtgtgtgtgtgtgtgtgtgtgtgtgtgtgtgtgtatgtgtatgtgtatgtgtatgtgtctgtgtctgtgtctgtgtatgtgtatgtatgtgtgtgtgtgtgtgtgtgtgtgtgtgtgtatgtgtatatgtgtgtatgtatgtatgtatgtatgtatgtatgtgtgtgtgtgtgtgtgtgtgtgtgtgtgtgtgtgtgtgtgtgtgtgtgtgtgtgtgtgtgtgtgtgtgtgtgtgtgtgtatgtatgtgtgtatgtatgtatgtgtgtatgtgtgtatgtatgtatgtgtgtgtgtgtgtgtgtgtatgtatgtatgtgtgtatgtatgtatgtgtgtgtgtgtgtgtgtgtgtgtgtgtgtgtgtgtgtgtgtgtgtgtgtgtgtatgtgtatgtatgtatgtgtgtatgtatgtatgtgtgtatgtgtgtatgtgtgtgtgtgtgtgtgtgtgtgtgtgtgtgtgtgtgtgtgtgtgtgtgtgtgtatgtgtgtgtatgtgtgtatgtatgtatgtgtgtatgtgtgtatgtatatgtgtgttttctgtaatattttttgttttttattattattattttgattttattttttaaatccccACTAGGGACAAGTGTTGTGAATTAgctttagctaaaaacactatGATGCTCACATCAAATGAATGTTTATTCTATGTTTTTTGTATCTGTccctattcaaataaacttaaatgaatgaatgacagtgGGTGAGGCTTTACTCTATTAGAGCAGCTGAAGTTCTGAGCCGAGGTTGCTGTCTCAAATTTGGTTCAGAAGAAAGAAGTTACGTGTcatttctttgtaattatttgtaaAATTGAGTTAATTTATGTTAGTAACATGTTAAAAAAGACAAGTTTCAGAAAGTTTTGATcaagtatggccctgtatgacatcataaaggGAGGAATTCCTTATATGGGCACTTCTCACggatgagcacacacacacacacacacacatgagtgGAAACCGCAGGCGGGGAGTGAAACTGcagcaaatgtgtgtgttttgttggaaATTGGTGagtaagtgcatataatgtgaagaacaacattgtgtgtgtgtgtgtgtgtgtgtgtgtgtgtgtgtgtgtgtgtgtgtgtgtgtgtgtgtgtgtgtgtgtgtgtgtgtgtgagagagagagagagagagagagagagagagagagagagagagagagtgagtgagtgagagagagtttgtgtgagtgagtgagtgagtgtgtgtgtgtgtgtgtgtgtgtgtgtgtgtgtgtgtgtggagtgagtgagtgagtgagtgagtgagtgagtgagtgagtgagtgagtgagtgagtgagtgagtgtgtgtgtgtgagtgagtgagtgagtgagtgtgtgtgtgtgagtgagtgagtgagtgagtgagtgagtgagtgagtgagtgagtgagtgagtgagtgagtgtgtgtgtgtgagtgagtgagtgagtgagtgagtgagtgagtgagagtttgtgtgtgtgtgtatctgtgagaGTTTGagtgagagagtttgtgtgtgtgtgtgtgtgtgtgtgagagagagtgaatgagtgagagaGTTTTTGTGTgagagggagagtgtgtgtgtgtgtgtgtgtgcgtgcgtgcgtgcgtgtgttgcagtgtagggggatagaatgtacagtttcaTGTAATAAAAACCAtaacgtctatggagagtccccacaaagatagtgaaccagacgtgtgtgtgagacatatgaggacccaaatgtgtataatgccatgggtatgacacaggtattacaggagagggtgaaatatgaggacattacccatgtgcCCACTCTTCATGACCCTTTATTTAAAAGTGTTCTGACTCTACACAGTGAGTGTGTGCTCTGGTTGTTTTGAGGGCGTCCCGTTATAAGTGAGGCCGGAGGGGCGGCGGTTCAGTCAGTCATGACTTTATTCCCTCCACAGCCGGACTTACAAACTCCTGGAAGATGAGCGCCAGAGCACCCCCGAGCCTGTGATGGACTCCCCGCAGAACAGCACCGCGGCGCGCAGGATGGAGCCTCGCATCCCGACCATCCCCGCCATCATGTTCATCTTCGGGGTCATCAGTAACCTGATCGCCATCGTCGTGCTCTGCAAGTCCCGACGGGAGCAGAAGGAGAGCACTTTCTACACGCTCGTGTGCGGTCTCGCGGTCACCGATCTCCTCGGGACGGTCCTCGCCAGTCCGGTAACCATCGCCACTTATATGAAAGGCGCATGGCCCGATGGAGACCCGCTGTGCCAATATTTCGGCATCGTCCTGCTTTTCTTCTCCATGGCTGGGTTGAGCATAATCTGCGCTATGTCCATCGAGCGATACATTGCTATCAACCACGCGTATTTCTACAATGATTACGCGGACAAAAAACTCGCTGGAGTGACTTTGCTCGCCATTTACGCGTCTAACATCCTATTCTGCGCGCTCCCGAGCGTTGGTTTCGGAGAGGTTAAGATGCAGTATCCTCAAACTTGGTGCTTTATCGACTGGAGGACTAATGTGAGCACGCACGCCGCGTTCTCCTACATGTACGCGGGCTGCAGCTCGCTCCTGATCCTGGTGACGCTCGTCTGTAATGTGCTGGTGTGCGGCGCGCTCATCCGGATGCATCGACGCTTCATGCGGCGCACGTCGCTCGGCACTGACCCGGTTAGAGCGTCCGATCCCGGCAGGAGCCGCAGCTTCAGCCGCCTGGCCGGCGCGGAGATCCAGATGGTCATCCTGCTCATCGCCACCTCCGCGGTCGTGCTCATTTGCTCCATCCCGCTCGTTGTAAGCTCTCGGATTGCATTGTGTGCGCTTTATCTCTCCAATTCTCGTGCATGCCTCAGATATGAGCGCCTTATCTGCAAAACCAGAGCTTTCTCACGATCTGCCTCATGATTTCCCCTTTTCTGCGCATTGTGCAGATCAGAATGGATCACAGCGGATGATGATAAAGTCTTACAGAGAGCTAAACATGCTTAAATAGAGTCACAGTGTTCCTCTCAAACAACACTCCccccattttaaaaacattttttccacctttacatttacgcatttggcTTTTATCCACAGCGACTAAATTGCAATttttttaaggtacacatttttaaatgtttgtcaATTTTTGCTTatcctgggaatcgaacccatgactttagcgttgctagcgccacactctaaaaaaaatgctgggttaaaaacaacccaagttgggttggaaatgaacaaacccagaaatggggttgtttgaatgggtccatttactgggttcaaacaacccaatatctgggtttgtccatttccaacccaaattgggttgtttttaacccagcattttttaaagtgcaTGCTCTATTGgctgagctacaggaaagctatATTGTTAATCTTTAAGATGTTAAAGATCCTTCACGGAAACATGCACTTAAAGGTTTGGTACTGATGGATCGAAGAAgaagctttaaagggatagttcactttaaaatgaaaattctgtcatcctttactcaccctcaagttgtttcaaacctgtgtgagtttctttcttcagctgaacacaagagaagatattttgaagaatgtcagtaaccaaacagttaactggagccattgacttcaacagtattttttttcctactatggaagtcaatggcggTAAAAATGGTTCAACGCTGTTCTTTTAAGGGCACTGGCCCAGAGACAAgcaaaaggtacaattttgacactcTATTTTTTGTGTGCTTTATCTTCCATTGAAACTCTCCATCGCACGAAAAAAAAGTTTCGGTGCTTAAAGCCTTTATAATGCATTCATAATGATATTCTCAGATATTTGTCTTATCTGCAAAACGAGAACTTTCTCACGATCTGCTTCATAATTTGCCCTTATGTAGATCACACTAAAATTGGAGACAcgaaaattatgatccaagttattcaactaaaattaatgaattaggtcttatttaattctataaactataatgcTGATCTGCCatcattgtctctctatgataaattaaaataagctgataacatcactgtttactccagaacgactgtacagccacatctaattctgctgcagtattgtcctgtttaacactgaagctgctctgacacaatcggcgttggagaagagcgatataaataaagatgattgatcAGAATGAATCCCAGCGGATGATGAGCTAAACATCCTGAAATAGCTGAAACAACCCCATTTTAATGACCTTTCCCCCCTTTAAGATGTCAAAGGTTCTTCATAGAAACatgcactcttaaaaataaaggtttaaGCTTTAACTTCCATTGCACGAAAGTTTCGGTGCTTAAAGCCTTTATAATGCATTGGGTATTCATAATGtgtgttataatgcattatatcatgtcataaataattgtaaccacGGCTAAAATGGATTATAATAGGCTATGTCACGATTCCTGTTACACCTGAAATCGGTTGTTTGTCACGTGTTCATGCGTTATACTTAAACTATGAGTTCAATTATTCATAATATTTGGCTATAAACTGCATTGCCTGgtataattaatgcattaaacatATGCAAAGTGGATTATAATAATTCACGATTCTTGGTTGTTTTCATGCATGGTGTGACATAAATATGTGGTTACAAATATGAGATCATAAAATGCATTAAGGTGCATTACAAGGcattattaatgcattaaacatacttttatgatgcattatatcatttcataaataattgtaaccacGGTTAAAATGGATTATAATATGTCACTATTCTTGATTACACCTAAAAATTGGTTGTCACGTGTTTTCATGCATTACACTTTCTTAATGTGTAATTTTAATTATTCATAATatcataaaatgcattataagaTGCATAGCAAGGCATAATTAATGCATTTGGTTGTTTTCGTGTTCATCACAATTATGAGATCATGAAATGCATTATAAGGTAAATTGCGAGGCATTTTTAATGCATATAATTCATTTTAACTTCGcttacaattatttatgaaaagatgtaatgcattataaaatgatttaataatatttcacgaTTCCTGGTTACATCTGAAATCGGTTGTTTGTGACGTGTTTTCATGCGTTATACTTTCTGAAGGTGTACTATAAGCATTATAACCGGTTACAATTATTCATAAGATCATAGAATGCATTATAAGGTGGCAtaattcattcattaaaaatatgcatTATATATTAAGGCTCTTTGTAAAGTTTCTAATCAAATGTTTGGTAACCTTTCAGAGTTTAccaaactctttcatttcaggCTGAAATAACTTTTAATGGGTAATCTGAGCCCTattacaattcttacaaaaTCGC
Proteins encoded:
- the ptger4a gene encoding prostaglandin E receptor 4 (subtype EP4) a yields the protein MDSPQNSTAARRMEPRIPTIPAIMFIFGVISNLIAIVVLCKSRREQKESTFYTLVCGLAVTDLLGTVLASPVTIATYMKGAWPDGDPLCQYFGIVLLFFSMAGLSIICAMSIERYIAINHAYFYNDYADKKLAGVTLLAIYASNILFCALPSVGFGEVKMQYPQTWCFIDWRTNVSTHAAFSYMYAGCSSLLILVTLVCNVLVCGALIRMHRRFMRRTSLGTDPVRASDPGRSRSFSRLAGAEIQMVILLIATSAVVLICSIPLVVQVFLNQLYKTPVEKRLDRNPDLLAIRFASTNPILDPWIYILLRKAVLSKLIQNIRCLFCRLEAPRPRGPSINGAPVSSVLRGDSPSAVTGDLKELTRTSRTGLSAPEAPDTCQSNLNSSESSDRNSLDSRSKEQSLQMTITNETYQEKSI